The proteins below are encoded in one region of Nitrobacter hamburgensis X14:
- a CDS encoding thermonuclease family protein, with product MRWGWAIAVLIAAGIYAANHYDVGAGRLLAVAAPKADMLTATFPFCGDGRRVTCVVDGDTFWLSRVKIRIADIDAPELSPPRCEAERIKGEAAKSRLRELLNAGPFSLTAGWRDEDRYGRKLRTVTRDGRSIGEILVAERLARRWDGARHPWCN from the coding sequence TTGAGATGGGGATGGGCTATCGCTGTTCTGATCGCAGCTGGCATCTACGCCGCCAATCACTATGATGTAGGCGCAGGTCGTCTCCTTGCGGTCGCGGCTCCAAAAGCGGATATGCTCACCGCGACATTTCCGTTCTGTGGTGACGGCCGCCGCGTCACCTGCGTGGTGGACGGGGATACGTTCTGGCTGTCGCGCGTGAAGATCCGCATTGCCGACATCGACGCGCCGGAGTTGAGTCCTCCACGATGCGAGGCGGAGCGGATAAAGGGCGAGGCCGCCAAGAGCCGGTTGCGCGAGTTGCTCAACGCCGGGCCGTTTTCGCTCACGGCCGGCTGGCGCGACGAGGATCGCTACGGACGGAAGCTCCGCACCGTTACGCGGGACGGCCGCTCGATCGGCGAGATCCTCGTGGCGGAACGCCTC